A genomic window from Pyxicephalus adspersus chromosome 2, UCB_Pads_2.0, whole genome shotgun sequence includes:
- the LOC140323153 gene encoding nuclear factor 7, ovary-like isoform X2 — MASYDLREELKCPICWEIYKDPVSLKCGHSFCQDCITRQLITQKGSGCYSCPQCKQESQEWPTLHSNIALRNISEHFLSKPCLGNQQCSIHKLDLKFYCPQDAACICDQCSEDEHQGHQMESLEEASKKKKEKLKNVHQKLMREKEQTENRAQSLQERRRKVEEKASGEKEKITALFRDLRRQLDDLEIKVQSEISMEAEQVLVLVSNLIDQLVIKKGELSRKMRDIDRELSNMTDPLTVLQESDIGDLYDTENGDNEEQGRPEVGDLDMDRILHTLQMGVSQITGVSVCLYLQEAADILLYINTANNDLQISDDMKTASYSPNQNRPKIPERFQDYTQVIGSQSFSSGRHYWEVDVGGSEYWSIGMCYSSIDRGGYQSQIECNENAWCLRRSGDRYCAIHDSTRSWVPNNIPTDKVRIYLDYQAGRISFYALCNPILHLHTFTATFIEPLHAALRIWNGSIKISSRESGHEGN, encoded by the coding sequence ATGGCGTCCTATGATCTGAGAGAGGAGCTGAAATGTCCCATTTGTTGGGAGATTTATAAAGACCCTGTAAGCCTGAAATGTGGACACAGTTTCTGCCAGGATTGTATCACCCGTCAGCTGATCACACAGAAGGGATCCGGGTGTTATTCTTGTCCTCAGTGCAAACAAGAGTCCCAGGAATGGCCTACGCTACACAGCAACATTGCTCTGCGCAACATATCCGAACACTTCTTATCCAAACCCTGCCTGGGAAATCAGCAATGCTCCATCCATAAACTGGACCTGAAATTTTACTGCCCTCAGGACGCTGCCTGTATCTGTGATCAGTGCTCAGAAGATGAACATCAGGGGCACCAAATGGAATCACTGGAGGAAGCCTCCAAAAAGAAGAAGGAGAAGCTGAAAAATGTGCACCAGAAATTGATGAGAGAGAAGGAGCAAACAGAGAACAGAGCTCAGAGTTTGCAGGAACGCAGGAGGAAAGTAGAAGAAAAAGCAAGTGGTGAAAAAGAGAAAATCACGGCTCTGTTCAGAGACCTTAGAAGACAGTTGGATGACTTGGAGATAAAAGTCCAAAGTGAGATCTCTATGGAGGCAGAGCAGGTCTTGGTCTTAGTTTCCAATCTCATTGATCAGCTGGTGATAAAAAAGGGGGAATTGTCCAGGAAGATGCGGGACATTGACCGGGAACTGAGTAACATGACCGATCCATTGACTGTTCTGCAAGAATCAGACATAGGTGACTTGTATGACACCGAGAATGGAGATAATGAGGAACAAGGGAGACCTGAAGTGGGTGATCTGGATATGGATAGGATTTTGCACACATTACAAATGGGTGTATCCCAAATAACAGGGGTATCGGTGTGTTTATATCTACAGGAAGCTGCAGacatattactttatataaacacAGCTAATAATGATCTACAGATATCGGATGACATGAAAACTGCATCCTATTCACCCAACCAGAATCGCCCCAAAATACCAGAGAGGTTTCAGGATTATACCCAAGTTATAGGCAGTCAAAGCTTTTCTTCAGGACGACATTACTGGGAAGTGGACGTTGGAGGGTCAGAGTATTGGAGTATTGGAATGTGTTACTCCAGTATAGACCGTGGGGGATATCAGTCCCAGATTGAGTGTAATGAGAACGCCTGGTGTTTACGTAGGAGTGGTGATCGGTATTGTGCGATACATGACAGTACCAGGAGCTGGGTGCCTAACAATATACCTACTGATAAAGTCAGGATATATCTGGATTATCAGGCCGGAAGGATCTCCTTTTATGCCCTTTGTAACCCCATTCTACACCTTCACACCTTTACCGCCACCTTTATCGAGCCCCTTCATGCAGCATTACGTATATGGAATGGTTCTATAAAGATATCTAGCAGGGAATCTGGACATGAGGGAAATTAG
- the LOC140323153 gene encoding E3 ubiquitin-protein ligase TRIM39-like isoform X1 produces MQAEITFVFLLSEMASADLRKLLVCSGCLNTYTDPVIINCGHSFCRVCIDRVLDKQMESGGYSCPECGEKFQERPALHNNIILHDIVENFHCDQPGQLESAITCTYCIHASVPAVKCCLLCEASLCGNHLKVHSKSQEHVLSDPNTSPEDRKSSLHKKIMEYSCTENSESIHVSCCLIAIHKGDQVASLNEISEKTKKLRSIQQKFMAKKEEIEKRVQSLYYHQRKVEQKVDNEIKKVINLFTDFRRQLEDLEKTVLSEISRQKNQHSLLISDLIQQLETKKDELSRRMHQIEEQCNTTDPLRVPLESDISDLYDTGDGDTKDIKTYEEQLQTDGDLDLTHIRHILRTGLSDIITRLNGGIYVQEALDILLDVNSATQNLHVSDDMKTATLMGNQNRPETPETFQFYPQVISRGTFNSGRHYWEVDVRGSHYWKIGVCYPSIQRKGGQRGSEGLSGNQEIGYNDKSWVMERWNMEYFMIHDHRRFQLHDNITGDKIRVLLDYEAGQISFYDLGDQIRHLHSYTAIFTEPLHAALLIWDDFGFLTIGGGDQH; encoded by the coding sequence ATGCAGGCTGAAATAACTTTCGTTTTTCTGCTGTCAGAGATGGCGTCTGCTGATCTGAGGAAGCTGCTGGTCTGTTCTGGTTGTTTAAACACTTACACCGATCCCGTAATAATAAATTGTGGACACAGCTTCTGTCGGGTCTGTATTGATCGTGTGCTGGATAAACAGATGGAGTCTGGAGGTTATTCCTGTCCTGAATGCGGTGAGAAGTTTCAGGAGCGGCCTGCACTACACAACAATATCATTCTGCATGACATAGTAGAAAATTTCCATTGTGATCAGCCAGGTCAGCTGGAGTCCGCCATCACTTGTACTTATTGTATTCACGCTTCTGTACCCGCTGTCAAATGTTGTTTGCTGTGTGAAGCTTCTCTGTGCGGTAATCACTTAAAGGTCCATAGCAAATCTCAAGAACATGTCTTATCTGACCCCAATACTTCTCCCGAGGATAGAAAAAGCTCTCTCCATAAGAAGATCATGGAGTACAGCTGCACTGAGAACTCTGAGTCCATTCATGTGTCTTGTTGTCTAATCGCAATACACAAAGGTGACCAAGTAGCGTCACTAAATGAGATCTCTGAGAAGACAAAAAAATTGAGAAGTATTCAGCAGAAATTCATGGCAAAGAAAGAGGAGATTGAAAAAAGAGTTCAAAGTCTGTATTATCACCAGAGGAAAGTAGAACAAAAAGTGGACAATGAAATAAAGAAAGTCATCAACCTGTTTACAGATTTTAGAAGACAACTGGAAGACCTGGAGAAGACGGTCCTTAGTGAGATCTCCaggcaaaaaaatcaacattcCCTCTTAATTTCCGACCTGATCCAGCAACTGGAAACAAAGAAGGATGAGTTGTCCAGAAGGATGCATCAAATTGAGGAGCAGTGTAACACAACAGATCCATTGAGGGTCCCATTGGAATCAGACATTAGTGACTTGTATGATACAGGAGATGGAGATACCAAGGACATAAAGACCTATGAAGAACAACTACAAACTGATGGAGATCTGGATTTAACCCATATCAGGCACATATTACGTACAGGTTTATCTGATATAATAACAAGGCTTAATGGGGGGATCTATGTACAGGAAGCACTAGATATATTGTTGGATGTAAACTCGGCTACCCAAAACCTCCATGTATCAGATGATATGAAGACTGCAACCTTGATGGGAAACCAGAATCGCCCAGAGACACCAGAAACATTTCAGTTCTATCCTCAGGTTATAAGCAGAGGAACGTTCAACTCAGGAAGACATTACTGGGAAGTGGATGTCAGGGGGTCCCATTATTGGAAGATTGGGGTGTGTTATCCCAGTATACAAAGAAAAGGAGGGCAAAGGGGTTCAGAAGGCCTGTCTGGTAATCAAGAAATAGGATATAATGATAAGTCTTGGGTGATGGAGAGATGGAATATGGAGTATTTTATGATACATGACCACAGAAGGTTCCAATTACATGACAATATCACCGGTGATAAGATCAGGGTGCTACTGGACTATGAAGCTGGGCAGATCTCATTTTATGACTTGGGTGACCAAATCCGCCATCTCCACTCCTACACCGCCATTTTCACAGAACCTCTCCATGCTGCTTTACTTATATGGGATGATTTTGGGTTTTTAACAATAGGTGGAGGGGATcaacattaa